A region of Blattabacterium cuenoti STAT DNA encodes the following proteins:
- a CDS encoding alpha/beta hydrolase, translating to MYLFKKKLSIKHIIRKPVYGNENTLFLMIHGYGSNEKDLFSFQKDIPEDFFIISIQGFYSIGTNKYSWYDIDFDNKNKFINIIQAKETIEKISYFIHESIEEYKLRKNPVWICGFSQGAILSYAIALKNSDKIKRVISLSGYLENNIFPKNINYYSDLEFFISHGKYDSIIPINWTKKGLKFLKEKQILFFYKEYDSGHTLNHLNYKDLIKWIKEKHF from the coding sequence ATGTATTTATTCAAAAAAAAACTTTCTATTAAACATATTATAAGAAAACCTGTATATGGGAATGAAAATACTCTTTTTTTGATGATCCACGGATATGGTAGTAATGAAAAAGACCTTTTTTCTTTTCAAAAAGATATTCCAGAGGATTTTTTTATAATTAGTATTCAAGGTTTCTATTCTATTGGAACAAATAAATATTCTTGGTATGATATAGATTTCGATAATAAAAATAAATTCATTAATATAATACAAGCTAAAGAAACTATTGAAAAAATATCATATTTCATACATGAATCTATAGAAGAATATAAACTTAGAAAAAATCCAGTATGGATATGTGGATTTAGTCAAGGAGCTATTTTAAGTTATGCAATCGCATTAAAAAATTCTGATAAAATAAAAAGAGTAATTTCTTTAAGTGGATATTTAGAAAATAATATTTTTCCAAAAAATATAAATTATTATTCAGATTTAGAATTTTTTATATCTCATGGAAAATATGATTCCATAATTCCTATAAATTGGACAAAAAAAGGATTAAAATTTTTGAAAGAAAAACAAATACTTTTTTTTTATAAAGAATATGATTCTGGACATACTTTAAATCATTTAAATTATAAAGATCTTATTAAATGGATTAAAGAAAAACATTTCTAA
- a CDS encoding ABC transporter ATP-binding protein produces MIQAKNIYKFFGGKKILNGVNIMVKKGSIACILGESGAGKSTLLHILGTLEKPTINQKKTIIKINKKEILSLTEKELSILRNQKIGFIFQTPKLLPEFTVLENICLPGFIKNVNKKEVKKKAINLLKELNLYKYENSKIEELSGGQKQRVSIARALINDPKIIFADEPSGNLDEKNAEKLHNFFYFLNIKFKQTFLIVTHNLQLANMANEKLKIENGKLYKIDK; encoded by the coding sequence ATGATTCAGGCTAAAAATATTTATAAATTTTTTGGAGGAAAAAAAATTTTAAATGGAGTAAACATTATGGTAAAAAAAGGAAGTATAGCATGTATTTTAGGGGAATCTGGAGCAGGAAAAAGTACTTTATTACATATTTTAGGAACTTTAGAAAAACCGACTATAAATCAAAAAAAAACTATTATAAAAATAAATAAAAAAGAAATATTATCTCTTACTGAAAAAGAGCTTTCTATTTTGAGAAATCAAAAAATAGGTTTTATATTTCAAACTCCTAAACTTCTTCCTGAATTTACTGTGTTAGAAAATATCTGTTTACCAGGTTTTATTAAAAATGTTAATAAAAAAGAAGTAAAGAAAAAAGCTATAAACTTATTAAAAGAATTAAATTTATATAAATATGAAAATTCAAAAATAGAAGAACTATCTGGAGGTCAGAAACAGAGGGTTTCTATAGCGAGAGCTTTGATTAATGATCCAAAAATTATTTTTGCGGATGAACCTTCTGGAAATCTAGATGAAAAAAATGCAGAAAAATTGCATAATTTTTTTTATTTTTTGAATATTAAATTCAAACAAACTTTTTTAATCGTTACTCATAATTTGCAATTAGCAAATATGGCTAACGAAAAACTAAAAATAGAAAACGGAAAATTGTACAAAATTGATAAATAA
- the sucC gene encoding ADP-forming succinate--CoA ligase subunit beta, with product MNLHEYQGREILNSFSIKVPYGEIASSPEEAVKIAKIIFKKTKKNSLVIKAQIHAGGRGKAGGIQIAKNLEEVYEKSKNILGKFLITPQTSKKGKLVRKVLLSEDIYFSELSSPIEYYLSILLNRDIEKNIILYSKEGGVNVENISKKNSMYTEIIDPILGLQLFQTKKIGFNLGIYDNESLKNFSFFLFSLYKAYVSSDILLLEINPLIRTFDKKIIPVDIKVILDDNALFRHKKYNTICCKDNDVNKIEKEAYKTKLNFLKLEGNVGCMVNGAGLAMATMDMIKFCGGVPANFLDIGGSADVERVEKAFYLILKDKYVKTILINIFGGIVRCDTVAKGIINSFSNLHKDLKKIPIVVRLQGTNDKIAKDLIKKSLLPIYSTDTLKEAADKIQKILYLK from the coding sequence ATGAATTTACATGAATACCAAGGTAGAGAAATATTAAATTCTTTTTCCATTAAAGTTCCTTATGGAGAGATTGCTTCATCTCCTGAAGAAGCTGTAAAAATTGCTAAAATTATTTTTAAAAAAACTAAAAAAAATTCTTTAGTTATTAAAGCTCAAATCCATGCTGGAGGAAGAGGAAAAGCTGGAGGTATTCAAATAGCAAAAAATTTGGAAGAAGTTTATGAAAAATCTAAAAATATTTTAGGAAAATTTTTAATAACACCTCAAACTTCTAAAAAAGGAAAATTAGTTCGAAAAGTTTTGTTATCTGAAGATATTTATTTTTCTGAACTTAGTTCTCCTATAGAGTATTATTTATCCATACTATTAAATCGTGATATAGAAAAAAATATAATTCTTTATTCTAAAGAAGGAGGGGTTAATGTAGAAAATATTTCAAAAAAAAATTCAATGTATACAGAAATTATAGACCCTATATTAGGACTTCAATTATTTCAAACAAAAAAAATTGGTTTTAATTTAGGAATTTATGATAATGAATCTTTAAAAAATTTTAGTTTTTTTTTATTTTCACTATATAAAGCATATGTCTCTTCTGATATTTTATTATTAGAAATCAATCCTTTGATAAGAACGTTTGATAAAAAAATTATACCAGTTGACATAAAAGTGATTTTAGATGATAACGCTTTATTTCGTCATAAAAAATATAACACGATCTGTTGTAAAGATAATGATGTTAATAAAATTGAAAAAGAAGCATATAAAACGAAATTAAATTTTTTAAAATTAGAAGGAAATGTAGGATGTATGGTAAATGGCGCTGGATTAGCAATGGCTACTATGGATATGATTAAATTTTGTGGAGGGGTTCCTGCTAATTTTTTAGATATAGGAGGTTCTGCAGATGTAGAACGTGTAGAAAAAGCTTTTTATCTAATATTAAAGGATAAATATGTGAAAACAATATTAATCAATATATTCGGAGGAATCGTACGTTGTGATACAGTAGCAAAAGGAATTATAAATTCTTTTTCCAATCTTCATAAAGATTTAAAAAAAATTCCTATTGTTGTTCGTTTGCAAGGAACAAATGATAAAATTGCAAAAGATTTGATTAAAAAAAGTTTATTACCTATCTATTCTACTGATACTTTAAAAGAAGCAGCTGATAAAATTCAAAAAATTTTGTATTTGAAATAA
- a CDS encoding AAA family ATPase — MNKVFSVLSEKYKPLKWSEVVGQEDVILILKKAIQENRLSQFLFFFGPKGVGKNICAQILSNKLNSFSDEKYYSLNKFEINGYFNNSLEYIYKIISQFRFYPKLGKYNIFIINNVHMFSQCFFNVFLEFIEEGHSHVLFIFCSREEKKIPKFILSRCQVFEFKKIPTKKIFLHLRMISEKENIEIENEALLILSKHVKGSISEALYLFDRLILYKNKKISKEFLIQKLGIIDLKYYFIIVDYLLDKKIHKIFILLDKILQKKVNSYELILGLIKHFRNLFLSKNYETISILKFKKEIIFSYIVQSKKISNFFLMNALTICLKLKKEYEKLSQNYRLTIEIYLMQLAYLFDNKKNEDSFLIKEDKKNEDSFLIKEDKKNEKIKFLQKNWIEYLQNYSGKINPVYLYFLKNEIQFQIKKNKIFFVIPSKLGNRSFFLIQTYFFKYFKKKFNYPHLEFEIIKKNSSTIKKYNLLYQKNKLIETLIERLNLKISCYKIQEKKNSCI; from the coding sequence ATGAATAAAGTTTTTTCTGTATTATCTGAAAAATACAAACCTTTAAAATGGAGTGAAGTAGTAGGACAAGAAGATGTAATTTTAATTTTAAAAAAAGCAATACAGGAAAATCGTTTATCTCAATTTTTATTCTTTTTTGGTCCAAAAGGCGTAGGAAAGAATATATGTGCACAAATTTTATCCAATAAATTAAATTCCTTTTCAGATGAAAAATATTATTCTTTGAATAAATTTGAAATCAATGGATATTTTAATAATTCATTAGAATATATTTATAAAATTATTAGTCAATTTCGTTTCTATCCCAAATTAGGAAAATATAATATATTTATAATCAATAATGTACATATGTTTTCTCAATGTTTTTTCAATGTATTTCTAGAATTTATAGAAGAAGGACATTCACATGTTTTATTTATTTTTTGTAGTAGAGAAGAAAAAAAAATTCCAAAATTTATTTTATCACGTTGTCAAGTTTTTGAATTTAAAAAAATTCCTACAAAAAAAATTTTTTTACATTTAAGAATGATTTCTGAAAAAGAAAATATAGAAATAGAAAATGAAGCCTTATTGATTTTATCAAAACATGTAAAAGGATCTATTAGTGAAGCACTTTATTTATTTGATAGATTGATTTTATATAAAAATAAAAAAATATCTAAAGAATTCCTAATTCAAAAATTAGGAATTATTGACCTTAAATATTATTTTATAATAGTAGATTATCTTTTAGATAAAAAAATACATAAAATATTCATTTTATTGGATAAAATTTTACAAAAAAAAGTTAATTCTTACGAATTAATTTTAGGACTAATCAAACATTTTAGAAATTTATTTTTATCTAAAAATTATGAAACAATTTCGATTTTGAAATTTAAAAAAGAAATAATATTTTCTTACATTGTTCAATCAAAAAAAATTTCTAATTTTTTTTTAATGAATGCTTTGACCATTTGTCTTAAATTGAAAAAAGAATATGAAAAATTAAGTCAAAATTATAGATTAACAATCGAAATTTATTTAATGCAGTTAGCATATCTATTTGATAATAAAAAAAATGAGGATTCTTTTTTAATAAAAGAAGATAAAAAAAATGAGGATTCTTTTTTAATAAAAGAAGATAAAAAAAATGAAAAAATTAAATTTTTACAAAAAAATTGGATAGAATATTTACAGAATTATTCTGGTAAAATAAACCCTGTTTATTTATATTTTTTGAAAAATGAAATCCAATTTCAAATTAAAAAAAATAAAATATTTTTCGTTATTCCATCTAAATTAGGAAATCGCAGTTTTTTTTTAATTCAAACATATTTTTTTAAATATTTTAAAAAAAAATTCAATTATCCACATTTAGAATTTGAAATTATAAAAAAAAATTCAAGTACAATAAAAAAATATAATCTTTTATATCAGAAAAATAAATTAATAGAAACATTAATAGAACGGTTAAATTTAAAAATATCTTGTTATAAAATACAAGAAAAAAAAAATTCTTGTATATAA
- a CDS encoding ATP-dependent Clp protease ATP-binding subunit, with protein MIYHYSSNSIKKIFFSSSYSDEDIENESSSYSYGSGGTGSGYYGGIKSKTPVLDNFGRDLNSIAMEGKLDPVVGRDKEVERVSQILSRRKKNNPLLIGEPGVGKSAIAEGLALRIVQKKVSRVLYNKRIVVLDLASLVAGTKYRGQFEERIKAIINESEKNEGLILFIDEIHTMIGAGGTTGSLDASNIFKPALARGYIQCIGATTLNEYRQYIEKDGALERRFQKIIVQPSSEKETIEILGKIKGKYESHHNVIYTEKAIKACVKLTVRYIVDRFLPDKAIDALDEAGSRVHIKNIKVPQKIVLLEKEIESIRKEKSRVVKSQKYEEAARLRDTEKRIEKELIKAQKEWEESSKKNKEIVSEENVEEVVSMMSGVPINKISQAEMKKLSKMIDVLKEKIVGQDEAIEKIVKAVQRNRAGLKDPNSPIGSFIFLGQTGVGKTFLAKIFSKELFDSEESLIRIDMSEYMEKFSVSRLIGAPPGYVGYEEGGQLTEIIRRNPYSVILLDEIEKAHHEVFNVLLQMLDYGCVTDSIGRKINFKNTVIIFTSNIGTKQLKEFGQGIGFHTQARKLNNYIKNVLEQALKRTFSPEFLNRIDDVIIFNSLTKENILKITHIELNKIILHLSNLGYELVLFPEVIDFIQKIGFDQEYGARPLKRGIEKFIKNPISEYIINEKLKKGDKILLKMNINNDNVEIFIHQ; from the coding sequence ATGATTTATCATTATTCATCAAACAGTATAAAAAAAATTTTTTTCTCTTCTAGTTATTCCGATGAAGATATTGAAAATGAAAGTTCTTCCTATTCTTACGGATCTGGCGGAACAGGTTCTGGTTACTATGGAGGGATAAAAAGTAAAACTCCTGTTTTGGATAATTTTGGAAGAGACTTAAATTCCATAGCTATGGAAGGAAAATTAGATCCCGTTGTAGGAAGAGATAAAGAAGTTGAACGTGTTTCTCAAATATTGAGTAGAAGAAAAAAAAATAACCCTCTTCTTATAGGAGAACCTGGAGTAGGAAAATCTGCTATTGCTGAAGGATTAGCATTACGTATTGTACAAAAAAAAGTTTCAAGAGTTTTATACAATAAAAGAATAGTTGTTTTAGATTTGGCAAGTTTAGTTGCTGGAACTAAATATAGAGGTCAATTTGAAGAAAGAATAAAAGCCATTATAAACGAATCAGAAAAAAATGAAGGTCTAATTCTTTTCATAGATGAAATTCATACTATGATTGGAGCAGGAGGAACTACTGGATCTTTAGATGCTTCTAATATTTTTAAACCGGCTTTAGCAAGAGGTTATATTCAATGTATTGGAGCAACAACATTAAATGAATATAGACAATATATAGAAAAAGATGGAGCCTTAGAAAGGAGATTCCAAAAAATCATAGTTCAACCTTCTTCTGAAAAAGAAACTATAGAAATTTTAGGAAAAATAAAAGGAAAATATGAAAGTCATCACAATGTTATTTATACAGAAAAAGCAATAAAGGCTTGTGTAAAACTTACTGTTCGATATATTGTAGATCGTTTTTTACCAGATAAAGCGATTGATGCTTTAGATGAAGCTGGATCTCGTGTTCATATTAAAAACATAAAAGTTCCACAAAAAATAGTTCTTTTAGAAAAAGAAATTGAAAGTATTCGAAAAGAAAAATCTAGAGTTGTTAAAAGTCAAAAATACGAAGAAGCAGCACGTTTACGTGATACAGAAAAACGCATAGAAAAAGAATTAATAAAAGCCCAAAAAGAGTGGGAAGAGTCTTCTAAAAAAAATAAAGAAATTGTATCCGAAGAAAATGTTGAAGAAGTGGTATCAATGATGAGTGGTGTTCCAATAAACAAAATTTCTCAAGCTGAAATGAAAAAATTGAGCAAAATGATAGATGTTTTAAAAGAAAAAATAGTAGGACAGGACGAAGCCATAGAAAAAATAGTAAAAGCAGTTCAAAGAAATAGAGCTGGATTAAAAGATCCTAATTCTCCTATAGGATCTTTTATTTTTTTAGGACAAACAGGAGTAGGAAAAACTTTTTTAGCAAAAATTTTTTCTAAAGAATTATTTGATTCAGAAGAATCATTAATTCGTATAGATATGAGTGAATATATGGAAAAATTTTCTGTATCTAGATTAATAGGAGCTCCTCCAGGTTATGTAGGTTACGAAGAAGGAGGACAATTAACGGAAATTATACGTCGTAACCCTTATTCTGTAATATTATTAGATGAAATAGAAAAAGCACATCATGAAGTATTTAATGTTTTATTACAAATGTTAGATTATGGATGTGTTACAGATAGTATTGGAAGAAAAATAAATTTTAAAAATACTGTAATTATTTTTACTTCAAATATAGGTACAAAACAATTAAAAGAATTTGGACAGGGAATAGGATTTCATACTCAAGCAAGAAAATTAAATAATTACATCAAAAATGTACTAGAACAAGCTTTAAAACGGACTTTTTCTCCTGAATTCTTAAATAGAATAGATGATGTTATTATTTTTAATTCTTTAACAAAAGAAAATATATTAAAAATAACTCATATTGAGTTGAATAAAATAATTCTTCATCTTTCTAATCTAGGCTATGAATTAGTATTATTTCCTGAAGTAATAGATTTTATTCAAAAAATAGGGTTTGATCAAGAATATGGAGCACGTCCTTTGAAAAGAGGAATAGAAAAATTTATAAAAAATCCTATATCGGAATATATAATAAATGAAAAATTAAAAAAAGGAGATAAAATTTTATTAAAAATGAACATAAATAATGACAACGTAGAAATATTTATTCATCAATAA
- a CDS encoding endonuclease III domain-containing protein, with protein MNFLYPNPIPTLYYTNEYTLLISILLSSRTQEKKVNEITKILFKKIKKPTDTVCLSIKNMENIIKNIGIYKKKSKNIYDLSVILIKKYNELIPKNISELKSLPGIGHKTASVFLSYVSNIPVFPVDTHIHRMMIRWKLSNGKNVQQTEKDAKRFFKKENWKKLHLQIIFYAKKYSPSRKWNLKKDLIYQELIKIK; from the coding sequence TTGAATTTTTTATATCCCAACCCAATTCCTACTTTATATTATACTAACGAATATACTTTATTGATTTCTATTTTATTAAGTTCTAGAACTCAAGAAAAAAAAGTAAACGAAATTACAAAAATTTTATTTAAAAAAATAAAAAAACCCACAGATACAGTGTGTCTTTCCATTAAAAATATGGAAAATATTATAAAAAATATAGGAATTTACAAAAAAAAATCTAAAAATATTTATGATTTATCTGTTATTTTAATTAAAAAATATAATGAACTAATTCCGAAAAACATTTCGGAATTAAAAAGTTTACCTGGAATAGGACATAAGACGGCATCTGTTTTCTTATCTTATGTATCCAATATTCCCGTATTTCCTGTAGATACCCATATTCATAGAATGATGATTCGTTGGAAATTAAGTAACGGAAAAAATGTTCAACAAACAGAAAAAGATGCAAAACGTTTTTTCAAAAAAGAAAATTGGAAAAAATTACATCTTCAAATTATTTTTTATGCTAAAAAATATTCTCCCTCTAGAAAATGGAATTTAAAAAAAGATCTTATCTATCAAGAATTAATAAAAATTAAATAA